AGATCGTGCACGAGGCCATCGCCCGCATCGACAGCCCGCGCGAGGTAAAGGCCCCGCTGCTCATCGGTGTTGCAACCGTCGGCCTGCTTGTGAACCTTGCAAGCGCCTTCGTGCTCTCGCGCGGTGACCACAGCAACCTGAACATCCGCGCGGCGTTTCTTCACGTGCTGGGGGATGCGCTCGGTTCGGTCGCGGCAATCGCCAGCGGTGTCGGCATCCTGTACACAGGGAACAACCGGCTCGATCCCATTGCGAGCTGTGTGGTGGCGGGACTCGTCCTGATCGGCGCGGTGCGCCTGATTCGCGACGCGGTCGAAGTGCTGATGGAATCGGCCCCCGTCGATGCCGATGAGGTAGTCGCGGCGCTCAGCAAAGAGAACATCGTTGAGGCCGTCCATGACGTGCACATCTGGACGCTCACGCCGGGCCTTGTGGCGATGACCGCGCACCTGGTGGTCGCCGACGTGACGGGCAGCGATACCGACGCGCTGCTTGATCGCTGCAGCAAGATGCTGGAGGCCGACTTCGGCATTCAGCACGCCACGCTGCAGGTCGAGACCTCCGAGCGTTGCGACGTCGAGCAGGGCCACAACGGCTGCGCGCTCGAACAGCCCGCAAATTGAATCAATAAAAGTTACTCGCTGGCGCCCGGCAGGCTCGATGCGCTTGGGGTCTCGGGCTCGGTAATCGTGCTCTGGCCGATCAGATCGAGATCTGCCTGCACGAAGCCGCCCGAGAGGATGATCTTCACCCCGTCCTCGACGCTGATGTCGAGGAGGTGGGTTTCATCCACGGGGCTGAGGATCAGGAATCCCGAGGTGGGGTTGGGCGTCGTGGGAACGAAGATCGTGTAGACGTCGTTGACGACGCCTCGCTTCGTGGGGATCTGCCGGTCGATGCGGCCGGTCACGAAACCGATGGCGAACATGCCCTCGCGCGGATACTCGACGAGGGCGACCTTCTGGAAGGCGCCTCCCTTGCCGGTGAGCATGAAAGCCTGCAGGATCTGCTTGGTGCCGCCGTAGATGGACTTCACGAAGGGCAGGGAGAGCAGCAGGCGCTCGATCGGTGCGGTCATCTTCTGCCCTAGCTTCGAGGTCGCGAAGAATCCCGTTCCCAGCAGAATCAACACCAGTGCGAAAATTCCCATGCTGGGGATCGAGTGCTGGATCACGCCGGCATCACGAAGGACCTGGTTGAGATAGCGACCCAGGATTCCGTCGGCGAAACGGAACAGGGTCACGACAACCCAGATCGTCAGCACGAACGGGAAGATGAACACCAAACCGGTGGTGATTCGGCGGCGAAAGAAAATGCCCATGCGCGTCCCGAGCGGGAGCGGCGTCTCTTCCGCGCTGGTTGCGTGGTCGTGTTGTTCCTGCATGAATCCGAACTGTGCGCGCCGGGGCGCCGGTTACTGGTTGTTGGCCAGCTCCTCGTCAAGGATCTGCTTGAATGCCGAGTAGGGCTGCGCGCCCGAGAGCTTGCGGCCGTTGATTACGAAAGCCGGCGTGCCGGTGATGCCCAGGGAATTGGCCTCGGCCATGTCCCGCTCGATCTCGGCGGCGTGGCGGTTTTCCTGGTAGCACATGGCGAACTCTTTCGCGTTGGCACCGGCAACCTGCGCCATATCGCGCACCTTCTGGTCGATGTTGGCGCGGCTGATGCTGCGCTGGTTCTCGAACAGGTAGCTGTAGGCCTTCCAGAACTTGTCCTCACCCTGTTCCTTCACGCAAAGCGCGGCATTGGCGGCGGGCTTGGCCCAGTCGTGGAAGGAGAGCGGCAGGTGCTTGAAGTGGAACTCCACGCGGTCCTTGTACTCGGGGTAGATGCGCTCGGCGATGGTCGTGGCCGCGCGCGAGCAGTAGGGGCACTGGAAGTCCGAGAACTCGACGAGCACGACCTTCGATCCCTGCTTGCCGCGGCTGGCGGTCTTGTCGAGGCTGATCTTTGCCATGCGGGCGGCATTGGGATCGATACTGGTGTCCCAGAAATCGCCCATGGTGAGGAGCTTGCCGTCCTCGCTGACCTGGAATTCCTTGCTCTCTCCCTCATCCTGGCCGCCGATGGCCTTGAGCTTGAGGGTGTAGAAACCGGCGACGGGCGAGGTGACGACTTCGTCGAACTCATACATCGAGTAGGCCGAGACGTAGCGTCCGTCGTTGGAGAAGAAGATCATCTGGTCTTCGGACATGTTGCCCTTCGAGAGAATCATGCGCGCCTGCGCCAGACCCGGCAGCAGGGAGGGGCGGATGTCGTCGATGCGTACGTCCACACCCTCGGGCACGTCGAGCTCGGCGCGAATGGTGCGGATCATTTTGGTGGTATCAATCTTGGACAGATCGAGCGGCGCGGGTTCGGCCGCATCCTCTGCGTGGGCCGGGGCGATACCGAGGTGCCCCCAGATACCGGGTCCGTCCTTGGATGCT
This sequence is a window from Chrysiogenia bacterium. Protein-coding genes within it:
- a CDS encoding cation transporter gives rise to the protein MSADHEHHHHGHHHGPGNPAAVDDSARRRLAIAFFLTAGFLAAEVVGGFMSGSLALLSDAAHMLTDAGALGMAWLAASWATKEATKRHTYGMYRAEVLSALLNGMLLLFIVWEIVHEAIARIDSPREVKAPLLIGVATVGLLVNLASAFVLSRGDHSNLNIRAAFLHVLGDALGSVAAIASGVGILYTGNNRLDPIASCVVAGLVLIGAVRLIRDAVEVLMESAPVDADEVVAALSKENIVEAVHDVHIWTLTPGLVAMTAHLVVADVTGSDTDALLDRCSKMLEADFGIQHATLQVETSERCDVEQGHNGCALEQPAN
- a CDS encoding thioredoxin domain-containing protein, which codes for MKYWLCAALIVLSVQACEPGSAEKAPAKGGAAAEAAAPKAVKVEASKDGPGIWGHLGIAPAHAEDAAEPAPLDLSKIDTTKMIRTIRAELDVPEGVDVRIDDIRPSLLPGLAQARMILSKGNMSEDQMIFFSNDGRYVSAYSMYEFDEVVTSPVAGFYTLKLKAIGGQDEGESKEFQVSEDGKLLTMGDFWDTSIDPNAARMAKISLDKTASRGKQGSKVVLVEFSDFQCPYCSRAATTIAERIYPEYKDRVEFHFKHLPLSFHDWAKPAANAALCVKEQGEDKFWKAYSYLFENQRSISRANIDQKVRDMAQVAGANAKEFAMCYQENRHAAEIERDMAEANSLGITGTPAFVINGRKLSGAQPYSAFKQILDEELANNQ
- a CDS encoding DUF502 domain-containing protein, with protein sequence MQEQHDHATSAEETPLPLGTRMGIFFRRRITTGLVFIFPFVLTIWVVVTLFRFADGILGRYLNQVLRDAGVIQHSIPSMGIFALVLILLGTGFFATSKLGQKMTAPIERLLLSLPFVKSIYGGTKQILQAFMLTGKGGAFQKVALVEYPREGMFAIGFVTGRIDRQIPTKRGVVNDVYTIFVPTTPNPTSGFLILSPVDETHLLDISVEDGVKIILSGGFVQADLDLIGQSTITEPETPSASSLPGASE